A genome region from Cervus elaphus chromosome 18, mCerEla1.1, whole genome shotgun sequence includes the following:
- the LOC122674643 gene encoding mitochondrial intermembrane space import and assembly protein 40-like, producing the protein MAYCRQEGKDRIIFVTKEDHETPSNVELVADDPNDPYEEHGLILPNGDINWNCPCLGGMASGQCGEQFKAAFSCFHYRKEDVKGSDCVDQFRAMQECMQKYPDLYPQEGEEEEEEKPADPLQEAAASEATATKEAARRANDGRGTGLQPPSEPRRTSPRKCLFPPLFCAL; encoded by the coding sequence ATGGCTTACTGCCGGCAGGAAGGGAAGGATCGAATCATATTTGTGACCAAAGAAGACCACGAGACTCCAAGCAACGTAGAGCTGGTGGCCGACGACCCCAATGATCCGTACGAGGAGCATGGACTGATCCTGCCAAATGGAGACATCAACTGGAACTGCCCATGCCTTGGGGGGATGGCCAGTGGCCAGTGCGGGGAACAGTTCAAAGCGGCCTTTTCCTGCTTCCACTAcagaaaggaggatgtcaaggggTCAGACTGTGTGGACCAGTTCCGGGCCATGCAGGAGTGCATGCAGAAGTACCCAGACCTCTACccccaggaaggggaggaggaggaggaagagaagccaGCAGATCCCTTACAGGAAGCAGCTGCCTCCGAGGCCACTGCAACCAAAGAGGCGGCGCGTCGAGCTAATGATGGCCGGGGCACTGGGCTCCAGCCGCCTTCAGAGCCCAGGCGAACCTCTCCAAGAAAGTGTCTTTTCCCTCCGTTGTTCTGTGCACTGTAA